Proteins from a single region of Chromobacterium sp. ATCC 53434:
- a CDS encoding methyl-accepting chemotaxis protein has product MSIQAITEWFIPDAVRQIPEQAIRARTVVGVGLLAGLMAPLFAVEYLMLGHYPMAEGIALGGLGLLCGPLLLRLSGAVRFTAEFTTSCMYAMVCWMVFVNGGILSTSLMWFAAIPFTAVFIATRRSGMFWLAMSLAAVGVIMWLSGIDALPKSPLPHEELPKLQAKSLAGLSLVVLVLALAFDKAKSKSFEKLETARAEAERAGEALARMMEQIGHSIRDASGASRQIADSTGSIARTMAEQRERSEDMVVVAQQMAVVTSQNAEQSTSATQLAQNSGEAAREGGKAMKQAVDQLGRAGEVIGHASDRLEELGQRSAEVSGIVQLIRDIADQTNLLALNAAIEAARAGETGRGFAVVADEVRKLAERTQNATKDIESKIRVIVDGTNQALVAMRDGNQQMQAGRGHAKEAQLKLSGIIDGAGELAGLLQQVSQAEASQNQGFSQFAGDIVAVGESSRSLSGETHNIAEAVRRLDEQMDKLHQAVGRQEAAPSGAGREPAWR; this is encoded by the coding sequence ATGTCGATACAGGCCATCACAGAATGGTTCATCCCGGACGCCGTCAGGCAGATTCCGGAGCAGGCGATACGCGCCCGCACCGTCGTCGGCGTCGGCCTGCTCGCCGGCCTGATGGCGCCGCTGTTCGCCGTCGAATACCTGATGCTGGGCCACTACCCGATGGCCGAGGGCATCGCGCTGGGCGGCCTCGGCCTGCTGTGCGGGCCGCTGCTGCTCAGGCTCAGCGGCGCGGTGCGCTTCACCGCGGAATTCACCACCAGTTGCATGTACGCGATGGTGTGCTGGATGGTGTTCGTCAACGGCGGCATCCTGTCGACCAGCCTGATGTGGTTCGCCGCCATCCCGTTCACCGCCGTCTTCATCGCCACCCGCCGCTCCGGCATGTTCTGGCTGGCGATGTCGCTGGCCGCCGTCGGCGTCATCATGTGGCTGTCCGGCATCGACGCCCTGCCCAAGAGCCCGCTGCCCCACGAGGAGCTGCCCAAGCTGCAGGCCAAGTCGCTGGCCGGCCTGTCGCTGGTGGTGCTGGTGCTGGCGCTGGCCTTCGACAAGGCCAAGAGCAAGAGCTTCGAGAAACTGGAGACCGCCCGCGCCGAGGCCGAGCGCGCCGGCGAGGCGCTGGCGCGGATGATGGAACAGATCGGCCACTCGATACGCGACGCCTCCGGCGCCAGCCGCCAGATCGCCGACAGCACCGGCAGCATCGCGCGCACGATGGCCGAGCAGCGCGAGCGCTCCGAGGACATGGTCGTCGTCGCCCAGCAGATGGCCGTCGTCACCAGCCAGAACGCCGAGCAATCGACCAGCGCCACGCAGCTGGCGCAGAATTCCGGTGAGGCCGCTCGCGAGGGCGGCAAGGCGATGAAGCAGGCGGTGGACCAGCTGGGCCGCGCCGGCGAGGTGATAGGCCACGCCTCGGATAGGCTGGAGGAGCTGGGCCAGCGCAGCGCCGAGGTCAGCGGCATCGTGCAGCTGATCCGCGACATCGCCGACCAGACCAATCTCTTGGCCTTGAACGCCGCGATCGAGGCGGCCCGCGCCGGCGAAACCGGCCGCGGCTTCGCCGTGGTGGCGGACGAAGTCAGAAAACTGGCCGAACGCACGCAGAACGCCACCAAGGACATCGAGAGCAAGATCCGCGTCATCGTCGACGGCACCAACCAGGCGCTGGTGGCGATGCGCGACGGCAATCAGCAGATGCAGGCCGGCCGTGGGCACGCCAAGGAAGCCCAGCTCAAGCTGTCCGGCATCATAGACGGCGCCGGCGAACTGGCCGGCCTGCTGCAGCAGGTGTCCCAGGCCGAGGCCAGCCAGAACCAGGGCTTCTCCCAGTTCGCCGGCGACATCGTCGCCGTCGGCGAATCCAGCCGCAGCCTGTCCGGCGAGACCCACAACATCGCCGAGGCGGTGCGCCGGCTGGACGAGCAGATGGACAAGCTGCACCAGGCGGTCGGCCGGCAGGAAGCCGCGCCCTCCGGCGCCGGCCGCGAACCCGCCTGGCGCTGA
- a CDS encoding carboxymuconolactone decarboxylase family protein, translated as MSRFIDYTKIAPQGYQAQAALERHIRGCGIDHALLELVKTRVSQLNGCAFCIDMHSKDARAAGESEQRLYLLSAWREAPCYTERERAALAWAEALTLVAARHPDEALRAELARYFDDKEIVDLSWAIVAINGWNRVSIGCNTPAGGYQPGQYAL; from the coding sequence ATGTCCCGTTTCATCGACTATACGAAAATCGCGCCGCAAGGCTACCAGGCCCAGGCGGCGCTGGAGCGCCACATCCGCGGCTGCGGCATCGACCACGCCTTGCTGGAGCTGGTGAAGACCCGCGTGTCGCAGCTGAACGGCTGCGCGTTCTGCATAGACATGCACAGCAAGGACGCGCGCGCCGCCGGCGAGTCCGAGCAGCGGCTGTATCTGCTGTCGGCCTGGCGCGAGGCGCCGTGCTACACCGAGCGCGAGCGCGCCGCGCTGGCCTGGGCCGAGGCGTTGACGCTGGTGGCCGCGCGGCATCCGGACGAGGCGCTGCGCGCCGAGCTGGCGCGCTACTTCGACGACAAGGAGATCGTCGATCTAAGCTGGGCCATCGTCGCGATCAACGGCTGGAACCGCGTTTCCATCGGCTGCAACACGCCGGCCGGCGGGTATCAGCCGGGCCAGTACGCGCTGTAA
- a CDS encoding isocitrate lyase/phosphoenolpyruvate mutase family protein has protein sequence MSHQDAASRARTFRRLHQTGRLLLLPNAWDALSARVFEQAGFEALATSSAAVAWSLGYRDGGELPREELVAAVARIARVLQAPLSVDLEDGFGDSPEAVADTVAAVIRAGAAGINLEDGRRDAAGRFCLRGADEMRERLQAARAAADALDAPIFINARTDLFLHGEGPAEARFDETLARARLYLDGGADGVFPIGLSDPALLARLCDAVAAPVNVAAMAGLPGLAELSALGVARVSTAIGPALVAMQALSRTAAALRDDGDLSALRTPLSYADAQALFAPRG, from the coding sequence ATGAGTCATCAAGACGCCGCATCCCGCGCCCGAACCTTCCGCCGCCTGCATCAGACCGGGCGGCTGCTGCTGCTGCCCAATGCCTGGGACGCGTTGAGCGCCCGCGTGTTCGAGCAGGCTGGCTTTGAAGCGTTGGCCACCAGCAGTGCCGCCGTCGCGTGGTCGCTGGGCTACCGCGATGGCGGCGAGCTGCCGCGCGAGGAGCTGGTGGCCGCCGTCGCCCGCATCGCCAGGGTGCTGCAGGCGCCGCTGAGCGTCGATCTGGAGGACGGCTTCGGCGACAGTCCGGAGGCTGTGGCGGACACCGTCGCCGCGGTGATCCGGGCCGGCGCGGCCGGCATCAATCTGGAAGACGGCCGCCGCGACGCCGCGGGCCGCTTTTGCTTGCGCGGCGCCGACGAGATGCGCGAGCGCCTGCAGGCCGCCCGCGCCGCCGCCGACGCGCTGGACGCGCCCATCTTCATCAATGCCCGCACCGATCTGTTCCTGCACGGCGAAGGCCCGGCCGAGGCCCGTTTCGACGAGACGCTGGCGCGGGCCCGGCTGTATCTGGACGGCGGCGCCGACGGCGTCTTCCCGATAGGGCTGTCCGATCCGGCGCTGCTGGCGCGGCTTTGCGACGCGGTGGCGGCGCCGGTCAATGTCGCCGCGATGGCCGGCCTACCCGGTCTGGCCGAATTGTCCGCGCTCGGCGTCGCGCGCGTCAGCACCGCCATCGGTCCGGCGCTGGTGGCGATGCAGGCGCTGAGCCGGACGGCGGCGGCGCTGCGGGACGACGGCGACTTGTCGGCCTTGAGAACCCCTTTGTCGTATGCCGACGCCCAGGCGCTGTTCGCGCCGCGCGGCTGA
- a CDS encoding DUF1826 domain-containing protein, producing MTAAANRYASARLSDNLADLAAIFDAGVELCLYRRPPIADIAGYLRRAGRDGLPGLGWRRVLTPGEAIDAPLADLPGREALYADIAWLCDLYATLTGCDRVGARLEVLNGAMCPRFHVDRIGLRLLCCYQGPGTEWLPDAAADRVRLSAGARGLSDAQSGLIRDAAAIGRAPPFSVLLLKGAEWPGADSGVIHRSPVPRAGEPRVLLALDAVR from the coding sequence ATGACCGCCGCCGCCAACCGATACGCAAGCGCCCGCCTTTCCGACAATCTGGCCGATCTCGCCGCCATCTTCGACGCCGGCGTCGAGCTCTGCCTGTACCGCCGCCCGCCGATCGCCGACATCGCCGGCTATCTGCGCCGCGCCGGACGCGACGGCCTGCCCGGCCTGGGCTGGCGGCGCGTGCTGACGCCCGGCGAGGCCATCGACGCGCCGCTGGCCGACCTGCCCGGCCGCGAGGCGCTCTACGCCGACATCGCCTGGCTGTGCGATCTGTACGCCACGCTGACCGGCTGCGACCGCGTCGGCGCGCGGCTGGAAGTGCTGAACGGCGCGATGTGCCCGCGCTTCCACGTCGACCGGATCGGCCTGCGCCTCTTGTGCTGCTACCAGGGTCCCGGCACCGAATGGCTGCCCGACGCCGCCGCCGACCGCGTCCGGCTGAGCGCCGGCGCGCGGGGCCTGTCCGACGCGCAGTCGGGCCTGATACGCGACGCCGCCGCCATCGGCCGGGCGCCGCCGTTCTCGGTTCTGCTGCTGAAGGGCGCCGAATGGCCCGGCGCCGACAGCGGCGTGATTCATCGCTCGCCGGTCCCCAGGGCAGGCGAGCCCCGTGTGCTGCTGGCGCTGGACGCCGTGCGCTAA
- the hrpA gene encoding ATP-dependent RNA helicase HrpA produces MTPAARLADLKSALSSCLIRDRHVLRRKLADVAERLKKNQPADKLLADVAGQVERSRGRADARRAHLPKPQFDDALPVNQKLADIKTAIDRNQVVIICGETGSGKTTQLPKICLELGRGVFGLIGHTQPRRLAARSVATRIAQELGSQLGEHVGFKVRFTDKLSEKSVIKLMTDGIMLAETQTDRYLEAYDTIIIDEAHERSLNIDFLLGYLKQLLPRRPDLKIIITSATIDADRFARHFDGAPVIEVSGRTYPVEVRYRPLKQRDEDEREMEMEDAIVDAADELSRQGAGDMLVFLPGEREIRETAEKLRKSGIRGYEILPLFARLSNEDQQKIFKPSGGRRIVLATNVAETSLTVPGIKYVIDTGLARINRYSPRAKVEQLQVEKVSQAAARQRAGRCGRVEAGICVRLYAEDDFNARPAFTDPEIVRSNLAAVILRMAALRLGKVDEFPFLEAPSSRLVADGYQVLTELGAVSETGELTPVGKELARIPVDPKVGRLLLAGRDYHCAREVLIIAAALSIQDPRERPFEARDAAEKAQARFNDEKSDFLSFLHLWDFFADALKNKKTNRQLINACHDHFLSYMRMREWRELHAQLAEIAGELGLITRDEAHADAEQPDAQMSAKKRQQVDAVAYENLHKALVTGLIGNIGMKNQEGDDYQGARGVAFHVFPGSGLKKAKPKWLVAAELVETTRLYARCVAKIEPEWVEKLAPHLVKYHYFEPHWEKSRGEVVASERVTLYGLTLIPRRAVSYGRIAPEEARELFIRGALVNMEYVSNAPFFQRNQQLIREVEQLEHKARRQDVLVDEEALYAFYSERVPAEVVDAASFEAWRKEAEKAEPKLLHLTRDELMRHAAQHVTENQFPEWLELEDGKLRLRYRFEPKHPLDGVTIDVPLAILNRLTPASFEWLVPGMLRDKLQQLIKGLPKQIRRCCVPVPDFITRFLLTGPDLQQAIAPQLARFILRETGGQKVDIDAFNTQELPEHMLFNFRVIDDGKQEIGMGRDLAALQKQFGQAAQLTFRDTSAEFERDDVKAWDFGELPESIQFARGRQQLTGYPALTLEEDRVAIRLFDTRDVAEKHHRQGVVKLLQLQLKEQMKQLGKGLPGMTQIALQLRAVANADDLLADAIAAICDRAFIGEDALPRNEKAFNDQKTRARTRLPAVIQAVSQYLQHIAGEYVPLTQKVQKHKLGHELKQQMEALIYKGFLAATPWSQLPHLTRYMKAMSLRMDKQPTNPQRDGQRGAEIRELWQQWQQRVAEQQEQGEAAPAVLDFRWMLEELRVSLFAQELKTPYPVSVKRLQKVWSELPRQA; encoded by the coding sequence ATGACACCAGCCGCCCGCCTCGCCGACCTGAAATCCGCCCTGTCCTCCTGCCTGATCCGCGACCGCCACGTCCTGCGCCGCAAGCTCGCCGACGTCGCCGAGCGGCTGAAGAAAAACCAGCCGGCCGACAAGCTGCTGGCCGACGTCGCCGGCCAGGTGGAGCGCTCGCGCGGCCGCGCCGACGCGCGCCGCGCGCATCTGCCCAAGCCGCAGTTCGACGACGCGCTGCCGGTCAACCAGAAGCTGGCCGACATCAAGACGGCGATAGACCGGAACCAGGTGGTGATCATCTGCGGCGAGACCGGCTCCGGCAAAACCACCCAGTTGCCCAAGATCTGCCTGGAGCTGGGCCGCGGCGTGTTCGGCCTGATCGGCCACACCCAGCCGCGCCGGCTGGCCGCGCGCTCGGTGGCGACGCGGATCGCGCAGGAGCTGGGTTCGCAGCTAGGCGAACACGTCGGCTTCAAGGTGCGCTTCACCGACAAGCTGTCGGAAAAATCGGTGATCAAGCTGATGACCGACGGCATCATGCTGGCGGAAACCCAGACCGACCGCTACCTGGAAGCGTACGACACCATCATCATCGACGAGGCGCACGAACGCAGCCTGAACATCGACTTCCTGCTCGGCTATCTGAAACAGCTGCTGCCGCGCCGGCCGGACCTGAAGATCATCATCACCTCGGCCACCATCGACGCCGACCGCTTCGCCCGCCATTTCGACGGCGCGCCGGTGATCGAAGTGTCCGGCCGCACCTACCCGGTCGAAGTGCGCTACCGGCCGCTGAAGCAGCGCGACGAGGACGAGCGCGAGATGGAGATGGAGGACGCCATCGTCGACGCGGCGGATGAACTGTCCCGCCAGGGCGCCGGCGACATGCTGGTCTTCCTGCCCGGCGAGCGCGAAATCCGCGAGACGGCGGAGAAGCTGCGCAAGTCCGGCATCCGCGGCTACGAGATCCTGCCGCTGTTCGCCCGGCTGTCCAACGAGGACCAGCAGAAGATATTCAAGCCGTCAGGCGGCCGCCGCATCGTGCTGGCCACCAATGTGGCCGAGACCTCGCTGACGGTGCCCGGCATCAAATACGTGATCGACACCGGACTCGCGCGCATCAACCGCTACAGCCCGCGCGCCAAGGTGGAGCAGTTGCAGGTGGAAAAGGTCTCGCAGGCCGCCGCCCGCCAGCGCGCCGGCCGTTGCGGCCGCGTCGAGGCCGGCATCTGCGTGCGGCTGTACGCCGAGGACGACTTCAACGCCCGCCCGGCCTTCACCGACCCGGAAATCGTCCGCTCCAACCTGGCGGCGGTCATTCTGCGCATGGCCGCGCTGCGCCTGGGCAAGGTAGACGAGTTTCCCTTCCTGGAAGCGCCGTCCAGCCGCCTGGTCGCCGACGGCTACCAGGTGCTGACCGAGCTGGGCGCGGTGAGTGAAACAGGCGAGCTGACGCCGGTGGGCAAGGAGTTGGCGCGGATACCGGTGGATCCGAAAGTCGGCCGCCTGCTGTTGGCCGGCCGCGACTACCACTGCGCGCGCGAAGTGTTGATCATCGCCGCCGCGCTGTCGATACAGGATCCGCGCGAGCGGCCGTTCGAGGCCCGCGACGCCGCCGAGAAGGCCCAGGCCCGCTTCAACGACGAGAAGTCCGACTTCCTGTCCTTCCTGCACCTGTGGGACTTCTTCGCCGACGCGCTGAAGAACAAGAAGACCAATCGCCAGCTGATCAACGCCTGCCACGACCACTTCCTGTCGTATATGCGGATGCGCGAATGGCGCGAGCTGCACGCGCAACTGGCCGAGATCGCCGGCGAACTGGGCCTGATCACCCGCGACGAGGCCCATGCCGACGCCGAGCAGCCGGACGCGCAGATGTCGGCCAAGAAGCGCCAGCAAGTGGACGCCGTCGCCTACGAGAATCTGCACAAGGCGCTGGTGACCGGCCTGATCGGCAATATCGGCATGAAGAACCAGGAAGGCGACGACTACCAGGGCGCGCGCGGCGTCGCCTTCCACGTCTTCCCCGGCTCCGGTCTGAAAAAGGCCAAGCCCAAGTGGCTGGTGGCGGCCGAGCTGGTGGAAACCACCCGCCTCTACGCCCGCTGCGTCGCCAAGATAGAGCCGGAATGGGTGGAGAAGCTGGCGCCGCACCTGGTCAAATACCACTACTTCGAGCCGCACTGGGAAAAGAGCCGCGGCGAAGTCGTGGCCAGCGAGCGCGTGACGCTGTACGGCCTGACGCTGATCCCGCGCCGCGCGGTCAGCTACGGCCGCATCGCGCCGGAGGAGGCCCGCGAGCTGTTCATCCGCGGCGCGCTGGTCAATATGGAATATGTCAGCAACGCGCCGTTCTTCCAGCGCAACCAGCAGCTGATCCGCGAAGTAGAGCAGCTGGAGCACAAGGCGCGCCGCCAGGACGTGCTGGTCGACGAGGAGGCGCTGTACGCCTTCTACAGCGAGCGCGTGCCGGCCGAGGTGGTGGACGCCGCCAGCTTCGAAGCCTGGCGCAAGGAGGCCGAGAAGGCCGAGCCCAAGCTCTTGCACCTGACCCGCGACGAACTGATGCGCCACGCCGCCCAGCACGTGACCGAAAACCAGTTTCCGGAATGGCTGGAGCTGGAGGACGGCAAGCTCAGGCTGCGCTACCGCTTCGAACCCAAGCATCCGTTGGACGGCGTCACCATAGACGTGCCGCTGGCCATCCTGAACCGCCTGACGCCGGCATCGTTCGAGTGGCTGGTGCCCGGCATGCTGCGCGACAAACTGCAGCAGCTGATCAAGGGCCTGCCCAAGCAGATCCGCCGCTGCTGCGTGCCGGTGCCGGACTTCATCACCCGCTTCCTGCTGACCGGCCCGGACCTGCAGCAGGCCATCGCGCCGCAGCTGGCCCGCTTCATCCTGCGCGAGACCGGTGGCCAGAAGGTGGACATCGACGCGTTCAACACGCAGGAATTGCCGGAGCACATGCTGTTCAACTTCCGCGTGATCGACGACGGCAAGCAGGAAATCGGCATGGGCCGCGACCTGGCCGCGCTGCAGAAGCAGTTCGGCCAGGCGGCGCAGCTGACCTTCCGCGACACCAGCGCCGAATTCGAGCGCGACGACGTCAAGGCCTGGGACTTCGGCGAATTGCCGGAGAGCATACAGTTCGCCCGCGGCCGCCAGCAGCTGACCGGCTATCCGGCGCTGACGCTGGAGGAGGACCGCGTCGCCATCCGCCTGTTCGACACCCGGGACGTGGCGGAAAAGCATCATCGCCAGGGCGTGGTGAAGCTGCTGCAGTTGCAGTTGAAAGAGCAGATGAAGCAGCTGGGCAAGGGCCTGCCCGGCATGACCCAGATCGCGCTGCAGCTGCGCGCGGTGGCCAATGCCGACGACCTGCTGGCCGACGCCATCGCCGCCATCTGCGACCGCGCCTTCATCGGCGAAGACGCGCTGCCGCGCAACGAGAAGGCCTTCAACGATCAGAAGACCCGCGCCCGCACCCGTCTGCCGGCGGTGATCCAGGCGGTGTCGCAATATCTGCAGCACATCGCCGGCGAATATGTGCCGCTGACGCAAAAAGTTCAGAAGCATAAACTCGGCCATGAGCTAAAACAACAAATGGAAGCCTTGATTTACAAGGGCTTTCTGGCCGCCACGCCATGGAGCCAGCTGCCTCACCTGACGCGATACATGAAGGCGATGAGCCTGCGGATGGACAAGCAGCCGACCAACCCGCAGCGCGACGGCCAGCGCGGTGCCGAAATCCGCGAGTTGTGGCAGCAGTGGCAGCAGCGGGTGGCGGAACAGCAGGAGCAGGGAGAGGCGGCGCCGGCGGTGCTGGATTTCCGCTGGATGCTGGAGGAACTGAGGGTCAGCCTGTTTGCCCAGGAGTTGAAAACCCCTTATCCGGTCTCGGTCAAGCGGTTGCAGAAGGTCTGGAGCGAGCTGCCGCGCCAGGCGTGA
- a CDS encoding PLP-dependent aminotransferase family protein, which yields MIPAALQFPLLRGHAPPLHRQLYLRIREAILAGQLPPGVRLPATRVLAADLGISRGTVDQAYGQLLAEGFLLSRAAAGTVVHPELASRLVSPRAGHASAAGIRPTSAAPSEPAPPRPFQLGLPALDAFPRKLWARLAGHRARALSLSGLGYPDPAGHRPLREAIVRHLALFRGIHCAADQVFITSGFQGALALAIRTMLRPGDPVWMEDPGYFRASGALRLAGARLTPAPVDHNGLRVDEAMRRAPDARMAYCTPSHHAPLGVALSLPRRLELLDWAERNQAWIVEDDYDGEFRYDGPPLPALRSLDRAGRVLYVGSFSKTLFPGLRLGYLVAPPSESSRLAQACDLLCPAPSILDQATAADFLSQGHFARHIKRMRALYAGRRAALAAALQAECGERLRLDGQLVGLQLTAWLPDGDDDRAAAARLNARGLAGQPLSSFCLEGGHRPALLLGFANVPAEQAPILARRLREALDAR from the coding sequence ATGATTCCCGCCGCCCTCCAGTTCCCCTTGCTGCGCGGACACGCGCCGCCACTGCATCGCCAGCTCTATCTGCGCATCCGCGAGGCCATTCTGGCCGGCCAGCTGCCGCCCGGCGTCCGCCTGCCGGCCACGCGGGTGCTGGCGGCCGACCTTGGCATTTCACGGGGCACCGTCGACCAGGCTTACGGCCAATTGCTGGCCGAGGGCTTTCTGCTCAGCCGCGCCGCCGCCGGCACCGTGGTCCATCCCGAGCTGGCGTCCCGCCTGGTCAGCCCGCGGGCCGGCCACGCCTCGGCCGCCGGTATCCGGCCAACCAGCGCGGCCCCGTCCGAACCGGCCCCGCCGCGGCCATTCCAGCTCGGCCTGCCGGCGCTGGACGCCTTCCCGCGCAAGCTGTGGGCGCGGCTAGCCGGCCACCGCGCCAGGGCGCTGTCGCTGTCGGGGCTGGGCTACCCCGATCCGGCCGGCCATCGGCCGCTGCGCGAAGCCATCGTCCGCCACCTGGCGCTGTTTCGCGGCATCCATTGCGCCGCCGACCAGGTCTTCATCACCAGCGGATTCCAGGGCGCGCTGGCACTGGCGATCCGGACGATGCTGCGCCCCGGCGACCCGGTCTGGATGGAAGACCCGGGCTATTTTCGCGCCAGCGGCGCGCTGAGGCTGGCCGGCGCCCGGCTCACGCCGGCGCCGGTGGACCACAACGGACTGCGTGTCGACGAGGCGATGCGCCGCGCCCCCGACGCGCGCATGGCCTACTGCACGCCGTCGCACCACGCGCCGCTGGGCGTCGCGCTGTCGCTGCCGCGCCGGCTGGAGCTGCTGGACTGGGCCGAGCGGAACCAGGCCTGGATAGTCGAAGACGACTACGACGGCGAATTCCGCTATGACGGCCCGCCGCTGCCGGCGCTGAGGAGCCTGGACCGCGCCGGCCGCGTGCTCTACGTCGGCAGTTTCAGCAAGACCCTGTTTCCCGGCCTGCGGCTCGGCTATCTGGTGGCGCCGCCCAGCGAGTCCTCGCGCCTGGCCCAGGCCTGCGATCTGCTCTGTCCCGCGCCGTCGATACTGGACCAGGCGACGGCGGCGGACTTTCTCAGCCAGGGCCACTTCGCCCGCCACATCAAGCGCATGCGCGCGCTGTACGCCGGGCGCCGCGCCGCGCTGGCCGCCGCGCTGCAGGCCGAATGCGGCGAGCGGCTGCGGCTGGACGGCCAGCTCGTCGGCCTGCAATTGACCGCCTGGCTGCCCGACGGCGACGACGACCGTGCCGCGGCGGCGCGGCTGAACGCCCGCGGGCTGGCGGGCCAGCCGCTGTCTTCGTTCTGCCTGGAAGGCGGCCACCGTCCGGCGCTGTTGCTGGGTTTCGCCAATGTGCCGGCCGAACAAGCGCCGATCTTGGCGCGGCGGCTCAGGGAGGCGCTGGACGCCCGCTAA
- the zigA gene encoding zinc metallochaperone GTPase ZigA produces the protein MNKLPVTVLSGFLGAGKTTLLNHILANREGRRVAVIVNDMSEVNIDARLVREGGARLSRAEEKLVEMSNGCICCTLREDLLLEIRRLAAEGRFDYLLIESTGVSEPLPVAETFTFRDDEGRSLADLARLDTMVTVVDARNFLRDYRSRDSLIDRQAGLGDEDERTVVDLLIEQVEFCDVIVLNKTDLVDADELAELRGMLRSLNPRADIVDSRFGRVPLDKVLDTGRFDFDAAAEAPGWLAELRGEHVPETEAYGIDSFVYRARRPFHPQRLWRWMRREWPGVVRSKGYFWLASRPQFAAQWSQAGVVARHSCAGLWWAALDRAEWPDDADGLALIRSRWEEPFGDRQQELVLIGMGMDRQALSAGFDACLLDDAEMAAGVAGWEALDDPFPRWDAGEA, from the coding sequence ATGAACAAGCTGCCGGTAACGGTGCTGTCCGGCTTTCTCGGCGCCGGCAAGACCACGCTGCTGAACCACATCCTGGCCAACCGCGAAGGCCGGCGGGTCGCGGTGATCGTCAACGACATGTCCGAGGTCAATATCGACGCCCGGCTGGTGCGCGAAGGCGGCGCCCGGCTGTCGCGCGCCGAGGAGAAGCTGGTGGAGATGAGCAACGGCTGCATCTGCTGCACGCTGCGCGAGGACCTGTTGCTGGAGATACGCCGGCTGGCGGCCGAGGGCCGTTTCGACTATCTGCTGATCGAATCGACCGGCGTGTCCGAGCCGCTGCCGGTGGCGGAGACCTTCACCTTCCGGGACGACGAAGGCCGCAGCCTGGCCGATCTGGCGCGGCTGGACACCATGGTGACGGTGGTGGACGCGCGCAACTTCCTGCGCGACTACCGCTCTCGCGACAGCCTGATCGACCGCCAGGCCGGCCTCGGCGACGAGGACGAGCGCACCGTGGTGGACCTGCTGATCGAGCAGGTGGAATTCTGCGACGTCATCGTGCTGAACAAGACCGACCTCGTCGACGCCGACGAACTGGCCGAGCTGCGGGGCATGCTGCGCTCGCTGAACCCGCGCGCCGACATCGTCGACAGCCGCTTCGGCCGCGTGCCGCTGGACAAGGTGCTCGACACCGGCCGCTTCGATTTCGACGCCGCCGCAGAGGCGCCGGGCTGGCTGGCGGAACTGCGCGGCGAGCATGTGCCGGAAACCGAGGCCTACGGCATAGACAGCTTCGTCTATCGCGCGCGGCGGCCCTTCCATCCGCAAAGGCTGTGGCGCTGGATGCGGCGGGAATGGCCGGGCGTGGTGCGCTCCAAGGGCTATTTCTGGCTGGCCAGCCGGCCGCAGTTCGCCGCCCAGTGGTCGCAGGCCGGCGTGGTGGCGCGCCATTCCTGCGCCGGCCTGTGGTGGGCGGCGCTGGACCGCGCCGAGTGGCCGGACGATGCCGACGGCCTGGCCTTGATACGCTCGCGCTGGGAAGAACCGTTCGGCGACCGCCAGCAGGAACTGGTGCTGATAGGCATGGGCATGGATCGCCAGGCCTTGAGCGCCGGCTTCGACGCCTGTCTGCTCGACGACGCCGAAATGGCGGCCGGCGTCGCCGGCTGGGAAGCGCTGGACGATCCGTTCCCGCGCTGGGACGCCGGCGAAGCCTGA